In one window of Anaerolineae bacterium DNA:
- a CDS encoding YncE family protein, translated as MRKIIAAKSLNFRLIMVVLAAVSIQACIFEPTSMDIQLANKGQVFFYLSCPQKPAFDISFSISGMSFRNKEGEWIDVAVDKQIHSDGLAQRQIKLHEFYLPAGKYEQIKWTISEAKLKKDGKIFSLALSQPEENYFFDMEFSVFSRESFALFADWNPEESVFDKYLFRPQMTLRKQGIEIKNVLLYVTNSDSNCVTIIDRQQDIVVATIAVDQSPVGIAASPDGSRIYVANSGAGNISVIDTAVNRVINTISNFGYSPVELALSGDGLTLYATNPDSDNISVIDTVSNMVTGSISVGNNPAGIVVDQDRNKIYVANKSSNSISIIDVDTSTVENTVTVGFNPTGMVIHEDKLYVANSGSNSIYVLDIPSYTTTKTISVGQKPTWLLSGLREHVYVSNADSNEISFVYPAMGLVTRSVSTGDLPSKMAIDRPRRKLYVVNSMSEDVSVIDLPTYNIKKVIQVGRKPHGIALIEE; from the coding sequence ATGAGGAAAATAATTGCGGCAAAATCCCTGAATTTTCGTTTGATAATGGTTGTGCTGGCCGCAGTTTCCATCCAGGCATGTATTTTCGAACCCACTTCGATGGATATCCAGTTAGCCAATAAGGGTCAGGTCTTCTTCTATCTTTCGTGTCCCCAAAAACCTGCATTTGATATCTCCTTTTCTATCTCGGGCATGAGCTTTAGGAACAAGGAGGGAGAGTGGATCGATGTGGCTGTGGATAAGCAGATTCATTCTGACGGTCTCGCGCAGCGTCAGATCAAATTACATGAGTTTTATCTGCCTGCCGGAAAGTATGAACAGATAAAATGGACAATTTCCGAGGCAAAACTGAAAAAGGATGGAAAAATCTTCAGTTTAGCCCTTTCCCAGCCGGAAGAAAACTATTTCTTTGATATGGAGTTTTCCGTGTTTTCCAGAGAGAGCTTCGCGCTTTTTGCAGACTGGAATCCCGAAGAGTCTGTTTTTGATAAATACCTTTTCAGACCACAGATGACCTTGCGGAAACAGGGCATAGAGATTAAGAATGTTTTGCTCTACGTAACGAACTCGGACTCTAACTGCGTTACCATTATAGACAGACAGCAGGACATCGTGGTGGCAACCATTGCGGTAGATCAATCGCCTGTGGGAATTGCGGCAAGCCCGGACGGTAGCAGGATCTATGTAGCAAATTCCGGCGCCGGTAACATTTCGGTTATTGATACTGCTGTAAACAGAGTAATCAACACAATCAGTAATTTTGGATATAGTCCTGTTGAATTAGCGCTGTCCGGAGACGGTCTGACACTTTACGCGACCAACCCGGATTCAGACAATATCTCTGTTATAGATACTGTTTCCAATATGGTAACCGGTTCCATATCAGTGGGAAACAACCCGGCAGGCATTGTAGTCGATCAAGACAGGAATAAGATTTATGTGGCAAACAAATCGTCAAATTCAATATCGATCATTGATGTGGATACCAGCACTGTGGAAAATACCGTAACAGTCGGTTTTAATCCAACCGGCATGGTTATCCACGAAGATAAGCTGTATGTAGCCAATTCAGGCTCAAATAGTATTTATGTATTGGACATCCCTTCTTATACAACCACAAAGACGATATCTGTTGGGCAAAAGCCCACATGGCTCCTGTCCGGTCTGCGAGAACACGTCTATGTATCGAATGCAGACAGCAATGAGATTTCTTTTGTATACCCGGCTATGGGTCTGGTGACCAGAAGCGTGTCAACAGGTGACCTTCCTTCAAAGATGGCCATTGACCGACCGAGAAGAAAACTTTATGTCGTAAATTCGATGTCAGAGGATGTGTCTGTTATAGACCTGCCGACATACAATATCAAGAAGGTGATTCAGGTGGGAAGAAAGCCGCACGGGATCGCTCTGATTGAGGAGTAA
- a CDS encoding four helix bundle protein — protein sequence MERKKSIRHFRDLEVYRRAFDAAMQVFEVTKKFPPEERFSMVDQIRRSSRSVCANLAEGWRKRRYLAVFKNKITDSMQEASETQCWLEFCLACRYIKQDVFDKLDNEYEQLIAMLNSMEMNAEKFCY from the coding sequence TTGGAGAGAAAAAAGAGTATACGTCATTTTCGGGATCTTGAAGTCTACAGGCGGGCTTTTGATGCGGCAATGCAGGTATTTGAAGTTACGAAAAAATTTCCTCCGGAAGAAAGGTTCTCCATGGTAGATCAAATTCGAAGGTCATCGCGTTCTGTATGTGCCAACTTGGCGGAAGGATGGCGGAAAAGGCGTTATTTGGCTGTCTTCAAAAATAAGATTACAGATTCAATGCAGGAAGCCTCTGAGACACAGTGCTGGCTGGAATTCTGCCTTGCCTGTCGCTACATCAAGCAAGATGTTTTCGATAAACTTGATAATGAATATGAGCAATTGATTGCAATGTTAAATTCCATGGAAATGAACGCTGAAAAATTTTGTTACTAA